One Azospirillum sp. B510 genomic window carries:
- the fdh3B gene encoding formate dehydrogenase FDH3 subunit beta: protein MARMKFLCDAERCIECNACVTACKNEHEIPWGINRRRVVTINDGKPGERTISVACMHCSDAPCKAVCPVDCFYQTAEGVVLHNKDLCIGCGYCFYACPFGAPQYPQAGNFGSRGKMDKCTFCSGGPEPDNSEAEFKKYGRNRLAEGKLPLCAEMCSTKALLAGDADKVSDIYRERVAARGFGSGAWGWNTAYQTKSGQERGQPGGSVFQGAGGAAGGVPVQKQGL, encoded by the coding sequence ATGGCCCGGATGAAATTCCTGTGCGACGCCGAACGCTGCATCGAGTGCAACGCCTGCGTCACCGCCTGCAAGAACGAGCATGAGATCCCCTGGGGCATCAACCGCCGCCGCGTCGTGACCATCAACGACGGCAAGCCGGGGGAGCGGACGATCTCGGTCGCCTGCATGCATTGCTCCGACGCGCCCTGCAAGGCGGTCTGCCCGGTCGATTGCTTCTATCAGACCGCCGAGGGCGTGGTCCTGCACAACAAGGACCTGTGCATCGGCTGCGGCTATTGCTTCTACGCCTGCCCGTTCGGCGCGCCGCAATATCCGCAGGCGGGCAATTTCGGCAGCCGCGGCAAGATGGACAAATGCACCTTCTGCTCCGGCGGCCCCGAGCCCGACAATTCGGAGGCCGAGTTCAAGAAATACGGCCGCAACCGCTTGGCGGAGGGCAAGCTGCCGCTCTGCGCCGAGATGTGCTCGACCAAGGCGCTGCTGGCCGGCGATGCCGACAAGGTGTCCGACATCTACCGCGAGCGCGTCGCCGCCCGCGGTTTCGGCTCCGGCGCCTGGGGCTGGAACACCGCCTATCAGACCAAGTCGGGTCAGGAGCGCGGCCAGCCCGGCGGCTCCGTCTTCCAGGGCGCCGGCGGTGCGGCCGGTGGGGTCCCCGTGCAGAAGCAGGGGCTGTGA